taaAGCTTGTTCTTGGCTAGCTTTATAATTAATTACTCCTTTTTCTCAAGTGAGACAGATAATCGAACCAGCCTTTTGGTCCTTGAAAGGGACAGACTGTCCTGCTCCAAGTCCCATTGTCCTTATGCCAACTGCCCACCTAACACGGTTAGTCACTCCTGACAGATGTCCAGCCCCAGGTGCTATTTCATTTGGATTCTCACTGGCAAGGTTTTCCTCCTACATGAAAATGTATGGCTGCAACAATACAACCCCTTTCCACTTGCCATATCAtctctttcactgaaaaatttacAAGGTTATTTGTTTTCTAGGTCCACAAGGCAGAACAGGAAACCCCGGCAAGCCAGGACCGAAGGGGAAAGCAGGAGCTATTGGCAAGGCTGGCCCACGAGGACCCAAAGGTTTAAAGGGTAATCCTGGAAAAAACGGGGCACCAGGAAAGAAAGGGCCCAAAGGGAGCAAGGGTGAGGCGGGGATGCCAGGACCCTGCACCTGTAATGCCAACAAAGCCAAATCTGCCTTCTCTGTGGCGGTCTCAAAGAGCTACCCCAGGGAGAGGCTGCCCATCAAATTTGACAGGATCCTAATGAACGAGGGAGGACATTACAACGCTTCCAGTGGGAAATTCATATGCAGCATCCCAGGTATTTACTACTTCACTTATGATATCACTTTGGCCAACAAACATTTGGCTATCGGCTTGGTCCACAACGGGCAGTACCGGATCAAGACTTTTGATGCCAACACTGGGAACCATGACGTTGCCTCTGGATCAACCATCCTTTCTCTGAAGCAGGAGGATGAGGTATGGCTGCAAATCTTTTACTCAGAACAAAACGGGCTCTTTTACGATCCCTACTGGACAGACAGCTTATTTACTGGCTTCCTGATATATCCTGATCAAGATTATCTCAATGAAGTATAGAATGAGAAACAAGCCTctgggaaaaaggaggaaattaatGAGAATTCAGTCCAGCAAAGTGCAGCCTGTACATGGACATGTGTGGAATTACCATACAAGTCTACATTTTTGGCGCTAACAGCCTGCATTGGCTATTTAGATATTTACTTGATGTCATCCATTAGTCCGCAGGGTACTGGGACCAGTAGGACTCACCTTTAAGCAGCCTCATGAATCTCTCAATCTTGAAGCCACCCATCTGACGTTTTCCATCACGTTTCCGACATGCCACGGACATGTAACTCAAATACTGGTGCAGAATGCTTTCATTATGACATATTACTATAAAGCATGGAAACCAACAACCATGTCCTGAAAGCTGAGTTCAGAAGTGCCATTGATGCTGGAGAGTGTATCCCTGCGCCTCCCCCCcgacacccccccacacccccataATAGTAATAAACCTTGGTAATATAGAGTTACACTTTGCCAACTACTTAAGAGTCAGGAAGTTGTCAGCCGAAGCTGTAAGAGTAGTTCTCAGCCTCATCAAAGCAGTACTAATAAGCAAAGGCACCTGGTCTAAATAGGGAATGACACAAAAGAGAGCTGTCCTTTTGAAGGTTAAAGGTAAGGCTCCTCGTAAGACACAAGCTGTTGCACTGAGCTCCACTGGCGTTTCTCAGACTTCAGCCTCGATACACCAGTGCTGGAGTCCTGTATCTGGTTTTAGACCAGTGTTGGCAAGCTGTCACCAGCGCCTAAACTGGACTGTGCAAGCCAAGTATCTGTGTGGGCTTCCGAGCCACGGTGGAGGATGAACTTTACAGATAAGACTCAACTGTCAAAGACAGCAGGAACCTTCACCAGCAGAAACAGGTTAATTGATAGTCCCTCTCCTTCATCCCTGCCAGCTTTTGCTGGAAGGAGGTACATGTGGTGCTGCTGAGATCCTCCTCAAGGG
The Falco cherrug isolate bFalChe1 chromosome 8, bFalChe1.pri, whole genome shotgun sequence DNA segment above includes these coding regions:
- the C1QTNF2 gene encoding complement C1q tumor necrosis factor-related protein 2, whose product is MISAVLLLWTVPCVANHILGGFAKGALQEGPQLACSLPGPPGPPGPPGAPGAPGTVGRMGFPGKDGKDGRDGDKGEHGDEGPQGRTGNPGKPGPKGKAGAIGKAGPRGPKGLKGNPGKNGAPGKKGPKGSKGEAGMPGPCTCNANKAKSAFSVAVSKSYPRERLPIKFDRILMNEGGHYNASSGKFICSIPGIYYFTYDITLANKHLAIGLVHNGQYRIKTFDANTGNHDVASGSTILSLKQEDEVWLQIFYSEQNGLFYDPYWTDSLFTGFLIYPDQDYLNEV